A genomic segment from Flavobacterium inviolabile encodes:
- a CDS encoding capsular polysaccharide export protein, LipB/KpsS family, with product MTNIDSIFNKTILVQTTYHPTPHLETEMEIVERLLEQGNTIYWLICKSDFKVCFENPKHIGVDCKVCYSRVLNSSKFIQKINQKGENLHVLHYKDFLNMEAFKTKQFHAPDAFEDIQSLKKFTFKTYDSGMATASSLVSYTRNHEPDVKEHKDFIFRGLLTGAYLYETFQLVIDKIKPDLVIFFNGRFIENRPLLRVCQERKLDYATHERGGKINRFLFRVNSIPHSIQTVSEEMEYLWENAIDDKVEIGKMFYLNRIKRVEDAWYSFTKEQQEGNLPASINTDRKIVTIFNSSLDEYEGLEGFGPYFYPNDNEGIKRICESLKDNDKVKLYLRVHPNLKGLDNSQNRFIENEIEKKYPSIEIIKAEDSIDTYALINKSDIIIVFGSTVGAEAAFAGKNVILLGHAAYEKLNCVFIPKNHEEVISAINDDNFVFPMIDKEATLKYGYWNESFGFDYKYYEPINIAGGTYRGKRIRASRIWRKARYYVKKFSGQ from the coding sequence ATGACCAATATAGATTCTATTTTCAATAAAACAATCCTTGTACAGACTACCTATCATCCTACGCCGCATTTAGAAACGGAGATGGAAATCGTAGAACGGCTTTTAGAACAAGGAAATACGATATATTGGCTTATCTGTAAAAGCGATTTTAAAGTATGTTTTGAAAACCCCAAACATATTGGTGTTGATTGTAAAGTTTGCTATTCCAGAGTTTTAAACAGCTCTAAATTTATACAGAAGATAAATCAGAAAGGAGAAAATCTACATGTTCTTCACTATAAAGATTTTTTAAATATGGAAGCGTTTAAAACGAAACAATTCCATGCACCTGATGCTTTTGAAGATATTCAGTCATTAAAAAAGTTCACATTCAAAACATACGATTCCGGAATGGCCACTGCTTCGTCTTTGGTTTCATATACAAGAAACCATGAACCGGATGTAAAAGAACATAAGGATTTTATTTTTAGAGGCCTTTTAACCGGAGCCTATTTATATGAAACATTTCAATTAGTTATTGATAAGATTAAACCGGATCTGGTCATCTTCTTTAATGGAAGATTTATAGAAAACAGGCCGCTTCTGAGAGTATGCCAGGAAAGAAAACTGGACTATGCAACTCATGAAAGAGGAGGGAAAATAAATAGATTTCTATTTAGAGTCAATTCCATACCGCATTCCATACAAACCGTTTCTGAGGAAATGGAATATTTGTGGGAGAACGCCATCGATGATAAAGTCGAAATTGGTAAAATGTTCTATTTGAATAGAATAAAAAGAGTAGAAGATGCCTGGTATTCCTTTACAAAGGAACAACAGGAAGGGAATCTGCCAGCGAGTATTAATACCGACAGGAAAATTGTAACGATTTTTAACTCGTCATTAGATGAATATGAAGGTCTTGAAGGTTTCGGACCCTATTTTTACCCTAATGATAATGAAGGTATAAAAAGGATATGTGAAAGCCTGAAGGACAATGATAAGGTAAAGTTATATTTGCGTGTACATCCTAATTTAAAAGGCCTGGATAATAGTCAAAATCGATTTATAGAAAACGAGATTGAGAAAAAATACCCTTCAATAGAAATTATAAAAGCAGAAGACAGTATTGATACTTATGCACTGATTAATAAAAGTGATATCATAATCGTATTTGGTTCTACTGTAGGAGCAGAAGCTGCATTTGCCGGTAAAAATGTGATATTATTAGGGCATGCAGCCTATGAAAAGCTAAATTGTGTTTTTATTCCTAAAAACCATGAAGAAGTAATTTCCGCTATCAACGATGATAATTTTGTTTTTCCGATGATTGATAAAGAAGCGACTTTAAAATATGGTTATTGGAATGAGAGCTTTGGATTCGATTATAAATACTATGAGCCGATTAATATTGCGGGAGGTA
- the pseI gene encoding pseudaminic acid synthase, whose translation MTKSFHIDTFHIDEKSPVFIIAELSANHNGSLDNALATVKAAKRAGADAIKLQTYTADTITLDVKTDDFRLKQGTIWDGKYLYDLYKEAYTPWEWHKEIFEAAKKEGLICFSSPFDFSSVDLLEELNTPAYKIASFEITDIPLIEYVASKGKPVIISTGIAVQEDIELALDACKRKGNTQVALLKCTSSYPAPIEEANMCMVKDLSERYGVISGLSDHTMGSTVPIVATVFGAKIIEKHFIIDRAIGGPDASFSMNEEEFTAMVKAVREAEKASGTVDYELTEKQVKGREFSRSLYIAEDIKAGDVFTAKNLRSVRPGFGVHPKYYNELIGTKALVDLAKGTPMQLNFADNK comes from the coding sequence ATGACAAAGTCATTCCATATAGACACTTTTCACATTGATGAAAAAAGCCCGGTTTTTATTATTGCAGAGTTGTCTGCAAACCATAATGGCAGCCTGGATAACGCATTGGCAACAGTAAAAGCAGCCAAAAGAGCGGGTGCGGATGCCATCAAATTACAGACTTATACAGCCGATACAATAACTTTAGATGTTAAAACGGATGATTTTCGTTTAAAACAAGGAACTATCTGGGATGGAAAATACCTTTATGATCTATACAAGGAAGCTTACACACCCTGGGAATGGCATAAGGAAATATTTGAAGCAGCTAAAAAAGAAGGCTTGATTTGTTTTTCATCTCCTTTCGATTTCAGTTCGGTAGATTTACTGGAAGAACTGAATACACCGGCTTATAAAATTGCTTCTTTTGAAATTACAGACATTCCATTAATTGAGTATGTAGCATCAAAGGGAAAACCCGTTATAATTTCAACGGGAATTGCTGTACAGGAAGACATTGAGTTAGCTTTGGATGCCTGTAAAAGAAAAGGAAATACACAGGTTGCCTTATTGAAATGTACTTCCAGTTATCCTGCTCCAATAGAAGAGGCAAACATGTGTATGGTTAAGGATTTAAGCGAAAGATACGGCGTGATCAGCGGTCTTTCGGATCACACCATGGGAAGTACGGTTCCTATTGTAGCAACGGTTTTTGGCGCAAAAATCATAGAGAAACACTTTATAATTGATCGTGCCATCGGAGGACCGGATGCTTCGTTTTCAATGAATGAAGAAGAGTTTACCGCAATGGTAAAAGCGGTTAGGGAAGCTGAAAAAGCTTCCGGTACGGTAGATTATGAATTAACCGAAAAACAAGTTAAAGGAAGAGAGTTCAGCCGTTCTTTATATATTGCAGAAGATATAAAAGCCGGAGACGTTTTTACGGCTAAAAACCTGCGTTCCGTTCGTCCGGGTTTTGGAGTACATCCAAAATATTATAATGAATTAATCGGAACAAAAGCTTTGGTTGATTTAGCTAAAGGAACGCCTATGCAATTAAATTTTGCAGACAATAAATAA
- the pseG gene encoding UDP-2,4-diacetamido-2,4,6-trideoxy-beta-L-altropyranose hydrolase → MNIYIRVDGNSQIGLGHLIRCFALAQMLQSDFSITFVCRCIPDKIKKDLEEARFQLLEIENEAVFLSLPTKNDIVVLDGYHFDLAYQESIKNTAATLVCIDDLFDKEYVADLIINHAPNVSPGNYNALVTTQFALGPEYALLRPLFLEQARNKKAVANLETVFICFGGSDFKNLTEKTVATITAFPVFKRIIVVTGVAFEQINKLKTVIDSDKRIEHFHGIDERKIMELMVASDLAVVPSSGILNEVLSVGCNVISGTYVENQKFIYSAYKNENCFYDAHDFEPKELNEAVQKAVNRVPLNKNVIDGLSGERLLKIFKRIKMHKGMNLRLATIEDAETTFLWAKDPEIRRFSFNKNEILREEHVAWFQSKVNNPECIYLIAEIANKPIGSIRFDRVAGNFVISYLLGTDYHGYGLGKEILKKGVDYLKQLVSETGLSGNTIIGFVIKDNIPSLKAFRALGFLETEDKENSKFEISIE, encoded by the coding sequence ATGAATATCTATATAAGAGTTGATGGAAATTCGCAAATAGGATTGGGGCACTTAATACGGTGTTTTGCATTGGCACAAATGCTCCAATCCGATTTTTCAATCACTTTTGTGTGTAGATGTATTCCGGATAAAATAAAAAAAGATCTGGAAGAGGCGCGTTTTCAATTGCTGGAAATTGAAAATGAAGCCGTTTTTTTGAGTTTACCAACAAAGAATGACATTGTTGTTTTGGATGGTTATCATTTTGATTTAGCATATCAGGAAAGTATAAAAAACACTGCCGCAACATTAGTTTGCATTGATGATCTGTTTGATAAAGAGTATGTTGCAGACCTTATCATTAATCATGCACCCAATGTTAGTCCGGGTAACTATAATGCACTTGTAACGACTCAATTTGCATTAGGACCGGAATATGCCCTATTAAGACCGTTGTTTTTAGAGCAGGCAAGAAATAAGAAAGCGGTTGCAAACCTGGAAACTGTTTTTATCTGTTTCGGAGGTTCAGACTTTAAAAATCTTACAGAAAAGACAGTCGCTACAATAACGGCATTTCCTGTTTTTAAACGGATTATTGTTGTTACCGGAGTTGCATTTGAACAGATAAACAAGCTGAAAACCGTTATTGATTCTGATAAAAGAATTGAACATTTTCACGGTATTGATGAGAGGAAGATAATGGAGCTTATGGTGGCATCAGATTTGGCAGTTGTACCTTCAAGTGGAATTTTAAATGAAGTACTTTCGGTAGGCTGCAATGTGATTTCCGGGACTTATGTTGAAAATCAGAAATTTATCTATAGTGCATATAAAAATGAAAATTGTTTTTATGATGCCCATGATTTTGAACCAAAGGAATTAAACGAAGCTGTTCAAAAGGCTGTAAACAGGGTACCTTTGAATAAAAATGTTATAGACGGATTATCTGGTGAAAGGCTTTTAAAGATCTTTAAAAGGATAAAGATGCATAAGGGAATGAATTTGCGCCTGGCAACGATTGAAGACGCTGAAACTACTTTTTTATGGGCAAAAGATCCGGAAATACGCCGGTTTTCATTTAATAAAAATGAAATTTTGCGGGAAGAACATGTCGCGTGGTTCCAATCGAAGGTTAATAATCCGGAATGTATATATCTGATAGCAGAAATAGCAAATAAACCCATAGGATCCATACGGTTTGATCGTGTAGCGGGAAATTTTGTTATAAGCTATTTATTGGGAACGGATTATCACGGATATGGATTGGGTAAAGAAATCCTTAAAAAAGGAGTAGATTATCTGAAACAGCTTGTTTCAGAAACAGGATTATCGGGTAATACAATTATTGGTTTTGTTATCAAGGATAATATTCCGTCTTTAAAAGCCTTCAGGGCATTAGGTTTTTTAGAAACTGAAGACAAAGAAAATAGTAAATTTGAAATTTCAATTGAATAA
- a CDS encoding glutamate-1-semialdehyde 2,1-aminomutase, which translates to MKIIGVTQARIGSSRLPGKVLLTINDIPLLAYHLTRAGQSVLVNKWLVATTNEEGSDAICNIAANLNIESYKGSLNDVLDRFYSAVKDEKPDYVVRITSDCPLIDPVLIDETIRFCLENKLDYHSNQSQEAYPDGLDVEVFSFKALEEAWELATAIADREHVTPYIRRNTQTKIANENIDKAYASLRITVDEASDFEVVRHLIETLGSDLPWQTYADYLVQHKTIQNINHSIFRNEGYMKSKFNEIALRNITNFKASDEYRKAIHKLIPGGSHTYSKGDDQFPILSPAAIARGKGSHIWDVDGNEFLDCSMGLTSVSLGHAYSPVLDAVKEELENGVNFQRPSALEKEMAETFLELVPGHDMIKFSKNGSIVTTAAVKLARAKTGRNLIVFPGDHPFYSYDDWFIGSTACNKGIPEDISKLSVTFESFNIESLKRLFEQYPNQIACVITEPEKGNYPHLNNPDFKVETFLKEAIELCHANGALFIADEMVTGFKTDFPGTITKFNLVPDMATWGKGIANGFSFCALTGTKEVMELGGITREGEEKVFLISTTHGGETHGLAAAIATIKEYREKDVIAHNHQIGKKLSDLCKQLVIENELTDYVEVVAADWMPFFVFKDNNKVFSQGYRTLFMQEMIKRGVLFQGAFVPCFSHSEDDVYYFAKAFGESLEIYKQALKEGYEQFLIGNPAKAVFRKTL; encoded by the coding sequence GTGAAAATAATCGGAGTAACACAAGCAAGAATCGGCTCTTCGCGTTTGCCTGGAAAAGTATTACTGACCATAAACGATATACCCTTATTAGCCTATCATTTAACACGGGCTGGACAATCAGTATTGGTCAACAAATGGTTGGTCGCGACAACAAATGAAGAGGGATCAGATGCGATTTGTAATATTGCGGCAAATCTGAATATTGAAAGCTATAAAGGAAGTTTAAACGATGTTCTGGACAGGTTTTATAGCGCTGTAAAAGATGAAAAACCTGATTATGTCGTTCGCATCACTTCCGATTGTCCGTTGATTGATCCGGTTCTAATAGATGAAACCATCCGGTTTTGTTTGGAAAACAAACTGGATTATCATTCAAATCAATCTCAGGAAGCTTATCCGGACGGACTGGACGTTGAGGTTTTTAGTTTTAAAGCACTGGAAGAAGCCTGGGAGTTAGCTACTGCTATTGCAGACAGAGAACATGTAACACCATACATCAGAAGAAATACACAAACTAAAATTGCCAATGAAAATATCGATAAAGCGTATGCTTCATTGCGAATCACTGTTGATGAGGCATCCGATTTTGAAGTGGTCAGACATTTAATAGAAACTTTAGGATCCGATTTGCCATGGCAGACCTATGCGGATTATTTAGTACAACATAAAACAATTCAGAATATTAATCATTCTATTTTTAGAAACGAAGGTTATATGAAAAGTAAATTTAACGAAATAGCGCTAAGAAATATTACAAATTTCAAAGCTTCAGATGAATATAGAAAAGCAATTCACAAGCTGATTCCCGGAGGAAGTCATACTTATTCGAAAGGAGACGATCAATTCCCGATTTTATCGCCAGCAGCCATTGCAAGAGGCAAAGGCTCGCATATATGGGATGTAGACGGTAATGAGTTTTTAGATTGCTCAATGGGATTAACCAGTGTTAGCTTAGGTCATGCCTATAGCCCGGTACTTGATGCCGTTAAGGAAGAATTGGAAAACGGAGTTAATTTTCAACGCCCTTCTGCTTTAGAAAAAGAAATGGCCGAAACCTTTTTAGAATTGGTTCCCGGGCATGATATGATTAAGTTTTCAAAAAACGGATCTATTGTTACGACTGCAGCAGTTAAACTTGCAAGAGCAAAAACTGGACGGAACCTGATAGTGTTTCCCGGTGATCACCCGTTTTATAGTTATGATGATTGGTTTATTGGTTCTACAGCTTGCAACAAAGGAATACCGGAGGATATTTCTAAACTGTCTGTAACGTTTGAATCGTTTAATATAGAATCCCTAAAAAGGCTGTTTGAGCAATACCCGAATCAAATTGCCTGTGTTATTACCGAACCGGAAAAAGGAAACTATCCGCATTTGAATAATCCGGATTTTAAAGTAGAAACCTTTTTAAAAGAGGCCATTGAACTTTGTCATGCCAATGGAGCATTATTTATTGCCGATGAGATGGTAACCGGTTTTAAAACCGATTTTCCGGGAACAATTACAAAATTCAACCTTGTACCCGATATGGCTACCTGGGGGAAAGGGATCGCAAATGGATTTTCATTTTGTGCCTTGACCGGAACCAAAGAGGTTATGGAATTAGGAGGCATTACACGCGAAGGAGAAGAAAAAGTATTTTTAATATCGACTACGCATGGTGGCGAAACACATGGTTTGGCCGCTGCAATAGCCACAATAAAAGAATACCGGGAAAAAGATGTAATTGCACACAACCATCAAATTGGAAAGAAACTATCCGATTTATGCAAACAATTGGTGATCGAAAATGAATTAACGGATTATGTAGAAGTTGTAGCAGCAGATTGGATGCCATTTTTTGTTTTTAAAGATAATAACAAAGTATTCAGCCAGGGATATAGAACACTTTTTATGCAGGAAATGATAAAAAGAGGTGTATTGTTCCAGGGGGCATTTGTACCCTGCTTTTCTCATTCAGAAGACGATGTGTATTACTTTGCTAAAGCCTTCGGAGAATCATTGGAAATATACAAACAGGCATTAAAAGAAGGATACGAACAATTTTTGATTGGTAATCCTGCAAAAGCTGTTTTTAGAAAAACATTATAA
- a CDS encoding aldo/keto reductase — protein sequence MKITLGTVQFGINYGIANTHGVPADEELKSILATAKEHDINYLDTAHAYGNAEERLGLFSENRFNIITKFPAVKTNDELQNVLSLSLDKLNCSAVYGYLAHNADTLIENPFLWETLLKAKEEKKINKIGFSLYSPEQLERLIALNCIPDIVQLPYSILDRKFANKFQVLKGFGTEIHVRSVFLQGLYFMDPEGLPEKLSDLKPALLELHNICKENNVTVSDVALNYAVANPFIDQVVIGVDTTAQLKENIRAVSDWRLENDLFARIETIAIKNKTLLNPVNW from the coding sequence TTGAAAATAACACTCGGAACGGTTCAATTCGGTATCAATTATGGTATTGCAAATACACATGGTGTACCGGCAGATGAAGAACTGAAAAGTATTCTTGCAACAGCAAAGGAACATGATATCAACTATTTGGATACTGCGCATGCTTATGGTAATGCAGAGGAACGTCTTGGACTATTTTCAGAAAACAGGTTTAATATTATCACAAAATTCCCGGCTGTAAAAACAAATGATGAATTGCAGAATGTACTTTCGCTGTCTTTAGATAAGTTAAACTGTTCAGCCGTTTATGGTTATCTGGCTCATAACGCTGATACATTAATCGAAAATCCTTTTTTATGGGAAACGTTATTAAAGGCAAAAGAGGAAAAGAAAATTAATAAAATCGGATTTTCACTTTACAGTCCGGAGCAGTTGGAGCGCCTTATAGCCCTAAATTGTATTCCGGATATCGTACAGCTGCCGTATAGCATTCTGGATAGAAAGTTTGCGAATAAATTTCAGGTATTAAAAGGATTTGGGACAGAAATTCATGTTCGTTCCGTTTTTTTACAGGGATTATACTTTATGGATCCGGAAGGATTGCCGGAAAAACTGAGCGATTTAAAACCGGCATTACTGGAATTACATAATATCTGTAAAGAAAATAATGTAACCGTTAGCGATGTAGCTTTGAATTATGCTGTTGCAAACCCGTTTATAGACCAGGTTGTTATTGGCGTTGATACCACTGCTCAATTAAAAGAAAATATCCGGGCAGTTTCAGATTGGCGTTTGGAAAACGACCTGTTTGCAAGGATAGAAACGATTGCGATTAAAAATAAAACATTACTAAATCCTGTTAACTGGTGA
- the pseC gene encoding UDP-4-amino-4,6-dideoxy-N-acetyl-beta-L-altrosamine transaminase produces the protein MIPYGKQNITEEDIKVVSEALKGDFLTQGPKILEFEKAFAAYIGCQYAVAVSNGTAALHLSALALNVAQGQKVITAPITFAASANCVRYCGGEVVFSDIDEESYLLDIEKVEKLLQASPKGTYQGIIPVDFAGRAVNLEAFRKLADEYGLWIIEDACHAPGGYFIDSKGTKQNCGNGNYADLAIFSFHPVKHIATGEGGMITTNDEKLYKKIVALRTHGITREAASFENSVAFAAGQPVPEGESYPGWYMEMQHLGYNYRFTDFQAALGISQLSRADEGLERRRAIAKRYKEAFEGKSYIKGQSDTIDGHAYHLYVIEVEDRLGLYNYLRTHNIFAQIHYIPCHLMPYYRALGWKEQDMPLAEQYYKQCISLPMYPTLTDEEQSFVIDKIATYFTK, from the coding sequence ATGATACCATACGGAAAACAAAATATAACAGAAGAAGATATTAAGGTTGTAAGTGAGGCTTTAAAAGGAGATTTTCTTACACAGGGACCTAAAATATTAGAATTTGAGAAAGCTTTTGCAGCATACATTGGTTGTCAATATGCTGTTGCCGTTTCAAATGGAACAGCCGCATTGCATTTATCGGCATTAGCACTTAATGTAGCGCAGGGACAAAAGGTAATAACAGCACCAATTACTTTTGCTGCTTCCGCAAATTGTGTGAGATATTGCGGTGGTGAAGTGGTTTTTTCCGATATAGACGAAGAAAGCTATTTGCTGGATATTGAGAAAGTTGAAAAATTGCTGCAAGCGTCTCCTAAAGGAACTTACCAGGGAATTATTCCGGTAGATTTTGCCGGAAGAGCCGTTAATCTGGAAGCTTTTAGAAAATTAGCCGATGAATATGGTTTATGGATTATTGAAGATGCATGCCATGCTCCCGGTGGATATTTTATTGACAGCAAGGGTACAAAACAAAATTGTGGAAACGGAAATTATGCCGATTTAGCCATTTTTTCGTTTCATCCGGTAAAACACATTGCTACAGGAGAAGGCGGGATGATTACAACGAATGATGAAAAGCTGTATAAAAAAATAGTAGCGCTTCGTACACACGGTATCACAAGAGAGGCGGCGAGCTTTGAGAATTCAGTAGCGTTTGCAGCCGGTCAGCCAGTTCCGGAAGGGGAGAGTTATCCGGGTTGGTATATGGAAATGCAGCATCTGGGATATAATTATCGTTTTACAGACTTTCAGGCGGCTTTAGGAATCAGTCAGTTGTCCAGAGCTGACGAGGGACTTGAAAGAAGAAGAGCGATTGCAAAAAGATATAAAGAAGCTTTTGAAGGTAAAAGCTATATTAAAGGACAATCAGATACTATAGACGGACATGCCTATCATTTGTATGTTATTGAAGTTGAAGATCGCTTAGGTTTGTATAATTACTTAAGAACGCATAATATTTTTGCTCAGATTCATTATATACCATGCCATTTAATGCCATATTACAGAGCTTTGGGATGGAAAGAACAGGATATGCCTTTGGCAGAACAGTATTATAAGCAGTGTATAAGCCTGCCGATGTATCCGACATTAACAGATGAGGAGCAATCTTTTGTGATTGATAAAATAGCAACATATTTTACAAAATAA
- the pseB gene encoding UDP-N-acetylglucosamine 4,6-dehydratase (inverting) has product MLNNKSILITGGTGSLGKELTKTILQKWPDVKRLVIYSRDEQKQFQMAQEFPESEYPAIRYFIGDVRDLERLKRAFNGIDYVIHAAAMKHVHIAEYNPDECVKTNIGGAENVIKACLSSNVTKVVALSTDKACAPINLYGATKLTSDKLFIAANNIKGQQDIKFSVVRYGNVMGSNGSVIPFFMNKRKEGILPITDVNMTRFNISLQDGVAMVLHALDTAWGGELFVPKIPSYRILDVAQAIGPECEHKICGIRPGEKIHEEMITASDSFTTYDLGKYYVILPQVTNWDLDEYKTAFNAKQVPLGFNYTSGDNEEWETVESLRELIKEHLYPDFKV; this is encoded by the coding sequence ATGCTGAATAATAAATCAATATTAATCACCGGAGGTACAGGATCTTTAGGGAAGGAGCTTACGAAAACAATCTTACAAAAATGGCCAGATGTTAAGAGACTTGTTATTTACTCAAGAGACGAGCAAAAACAATTTCAGATGGCACAAGAATTTCCGGAATCAGAATATCCTGCAATCAGATACTTCATTGGTGATGTTAGAGATTTAGAACGATTGAAGAGAGCTTTTAACGGGATTGATTATGTAATTCATGCAGCAGCAATGAAGCATGTGCACATCGCAGAATATAATCCGGATGAATGTGTCAAAACAAATATTGGCGGAGCCGAAAATGTAATAAAAGCATGTTTGTCGTCTAATGTAACTAAAGTAGTTGCCCTATCTACAGATAAAGCCTGCGCGCCAATTAATTTATATGGAGCAACGAAACTTACTTCCGATAAACTTTTTATAGCGGCTAATAATATAAAAGGACAGCAGGATATTAAATTCTCTGTTGTGCGATATGGTAATGTAATGGGATCTAACGGGTCTGTGATTCCTTTTTTTATGAATAAAAGAAAAGAAGGAATTTTGCCCATCACGGATGTCAATATGACCCGTTTTAATATTTCGCTTCAGGATGGAGTTGCAATGGTTCTTCACGCTTTAGATACAGCCTGGGGCGGAGAATTATTTGTGCCTAAAATACCGTCATACAGAATTTTAGATGTTGCACAGGCAATCGGTCCGGAATGTGAACATAAGATTTGCGGAATACGTCCGGGTGAAAAAATTCACGAAGAAATGATTACCGCTTCCGATTCTTTTACTACTTATGATTTGGGGAAATACTATGTAATCCTTCCTCAGGTAACCAATTGGGATCTGGATGAGTATAAAACAGCGTTTAATGCAAAGCAGGTTCCTTTAGGATTTAATTATACCTCGGGTGATAATGAAGAATGGGAAACAGTAGAGAGCCTGAGAGAATTGATAAAAGAACACTTATACCCTGATTTTAAAGTATAA